The DNA segment TCTTCAGAAATAATTCATATTTCTTATGACCAAGCGTATGAACATGGTTTTGAAGATATGCGTAGAAGAATACCTGATATATCTAAATTAAAAAATCTTATAGGTAATTTTTTAAAACATGGATTGGATGAGGAATTGAATTTAATAATAAAAGATTTCAAGTTTTGAATTAAAACAGGGAGATGTTATGAAAGGAATAATTTTATCAGGCGGCACAGGCACAAGACTTTATCCTCTGACAAAGGTTATTAATAAGCATCTCTTGCCTGTTGGGAAAAAGCCTATTATTTATTACGCAATTGAACAACTGGTTAATGCCAATATTACTGAAATCTTAGTGGTTACCGGTGTTGACCACATGGGGGATATGGTTAATACGCTTGGCAGTGGAAAAGAGTTTGGATGCGAATTTACGTACAAGGTTCAGGATGAAGCTGGCGGCATTGCGCAGGCAGTAGGGCTTGGAGAAAGGTTCTCAGAAGGGAATAAGATTATTGCAATATTGGGAGATAATCTGTTTGAAGAAGATTTAAGCATTTATATTAATGAATACAGAAAACAGAAAACAGGCGCGAAGGTTTTTTTGAAAGAGGTAAAAAATCCCAGACGATTCGGTGTAGCAGAAATTGTTGATAATAAGATCAAGGGAATTGAAGAAAAACCAAAAATACCTAAAAGCAAGTATGTGGTAACAGGAGTGTATATGTACGATAGAAGAGCATTTGAGATAATCAAGGGATTGAAGCCCTCTGCAAGGGGAGAACTTGAGATTACAGACGTAAATAACAAATATATAGAACAGGGAGATATGACATATCATGTTCTAAAAGGATGGTGGATAGATGCCGGCACATTTGAATCGCTAAAAAAGGCTAATGAGCTAATTGAAAAAAGGAAGTGTGAGAGTTGAAAGTATTATTAACCGGTTCAAAAGGTATGCTTGCGGAAGAATTTATTTCTGAGTGCCGGAACAGGAAGGATTACACAATTACTGCTCCTGAGGAAGAAGAATGCAATATAACCGATATCTCTTCTATCAAAAATGCAGTGAATAGCATTAATCCTCAGGTGCTGATAAATTGTGCCGCGTATACTGATGTTGATGCATGTGAGAGGAATCAAGAAAAAGCATTTAGTGTTAATGGTGAAGGAGTAAAAAATCTTGCACAGGTCTGCAGGGAGAATGGTATACTGCTTGTTCACTTCTCTACGGATTTTGTATTTGACGGCGAGAAGAAATTTTCATACACAGAAGAAGATAAACCGAATCCACTCAATATATATGGAGAATCTAAGCTTTTGGGAGAACAGTACCTGTTAAATTCACATATCAGATTCTTTTTGATAAGAACT comes from the bacterium genome and includes:
- a CDS encoding NTP transferase domain-containing protein; translation: MKGIILSGGTGTRLYPLTKVINKHLLPVGKKPIIYYAIEQLVNANITEILVVTGVDHMGDMVNTLGSGKEFGCEFTYKVQDEAGGIAQAVGLGERFSEGNKIIAILGDNLFEEDLSIYINEYRKQKTGAKVFLKEVKNPRRFGVAEIVDNKIKGIEEKPKIPKSKYVVTGVYMYDRRAFEIIKGLKPSARGELEITDVNNKYIEQGDMTYHVLKGWWIDAGTFESLKKANELIEKRKCES
- the rfbD gene encoding dTDP-4-dehydrorhamnose reductase → MKVLLTGSKGMLAEEFISECRNRKDYTITAPEEEECNITDISSIKNAVNSINPQVLINCAAYTDVDACERNQEKAFSVNGEGVKNLAQVCRENGILLVHFSTDFVFDGEKKFSYTEEDKPNPLNIYGESKLLGEQYLLNSHIRFFLIRTSWMYGKGEKNFVKAVISKAINHSEIKVVDDQIGNPTWARDIVDITLRLLETKQYGIYNYSNEGECSWYGFACEIIKILQNSENKFHNTKAIPIKSAQLKRAAKRPAYSALNKSKIKSAVGIDVPHWRESLKKFLIEGSEL